A region of Diospyros lotus cultivar Yz01 chromosome 3, ASM1463336v1, whole genome shotgun sequence DNA encodes the following proteins:
- the LOC127797291 gene encoding receptor-like protein EIX2 isoform X4: protein MRTLAVFVLVWSVCATASSGAVSCNEKEKQALLDFKQALSSDPPGALSSWSPHVHDSDCCNWRGVHCDNMTGRIVELHLSDLNLTGNLTPPLLDLKFLSYLNLSYNNFGGSPIPSFFGSMTSLVHLDLHEAGFKGLIPHHLRNLSSIRYLNIRDNYGLHADNLNWIAHLRALEYLDMSNVNLSREVNWLREPQFILPVFQQPP from the coding sequence ATGCGGACACTGGCAGTGTTTGTGTTGGTCTGGTCTGTGTGTGCAACAGCCAGCAGTGGAGCTGTGAGTTGCAATGAGAAGGAAAAGCAAGCCCTTTTGGATTTCAAGCAAGCTCTCTCCTCTGATCCTCCAGGCGCTCTATCTTCTTGGTCTCCCCATGTTCACGACTCCGATTGTTGCAATTGGAGAGGTGTTCACTGCGACAACATGACCGGTCGAATCGTTGAATTGCATCTTTCCGATCTAAATTTAACAGGCAATCTTACACCTCCGCTGTTAgatctgaaatttctgagttaTTTGAACCTGAGTTACAATAATTTTGGAGGCTCTCCCATTCCAAGTTTCTTCGGTTCTATGACAAGTCTCGTACATTTGGATCTCCATGAAGCTGGATTCAAGGGTTTGATTCCTCATCACCTTCGAAATCTATCCAGCATTCGTTACCTCAATATAAGAGATAACTATGGGCTACATGCAGACAATCTCAATTGGATTGCTCATCTTCGTGCTTTGGAATATCTTGACATGAGTAATGTCAACCTTAGCAGGGAAGTTAATTGGCTTCGAGAG
- the LOC127797291 gene encoding receptor-like protein EIX2 isoform X2 codes for MRTLAVFVLVWSVCATASSGAVSCNEKEKQALLDFKQALSSDPPGALSSWSPHVHDSDCCNWRGVHCDNMTGRIVELHLSDLNLTGNLTPPLLDLKFLSYLNLSYNNFGGSPIPSFFGSMTSLVHLDLHEAGFKGLIPHHLRNLSSIRYLNIRDNYGLHADNLNWIAHLRALEYLDMSNVNLSREVNWLREDLFPLSFAKRKINKIH; via the coding sequence ATGCGGACACTGGCAGTGTTTGTGTTGGTCTGGTCTGTGTGTGCAACAGCCAGCAGTGGAGCTGTGAGTTGCAATGAGAAGGAAAAGCAAGCCCTTTTGGATTTCAAGCAAGCTCTCTCCTCTGATCCTCCAGGCGCTCTATCTTCTTGGTCTCCCCATGTTCACGACTCCGATTGTTGCAATTGGAGAGGTGTTCACTGCGACAACATGACCGGTCGAATCGTTGAATTGCATCTTTCCGATCTAAATTTAACAGGCAATCTTACACCTCCGCTGTTAgatctgaaatttctgagttaTTTGAACCTGAGTTACAATAATTTTGGAGGCTCTCCCATTCCAAGTTTCTTCGGTTCTATGACAAGTCTCGTACATTTGGATCTCCATGAAGCTGGATTCAAGGGTTTGATTCCTCATCACCTTCGAAATCTATCCAGCATTCGTTACCTCAATATAAGAGATAACTATGGGCTACATGCAGACAATCTCAATTGGATTGCTCATCTTCGTGCTTTGGAATATCTTGACATGAGTAATGTCAACCTTAGCAGGGAAGTTAATTGGCTTCGAGAG
- the LOC127797291 gene encoding receptor-like protein EIX2 isoform X6: MRTLAVFVLVWSVCATASSGAVSCNEKEKQALLDFKQALSSDPPGALSSWSPHVHDSDCCNWRGVHCDNMTGRIVELHLSDLNLTGNLTPPLLDLKFLSYLNLSYNNFGGSPIPSFFGSMTSLVHLDLHEAGFKGLIPHHLRNLSSIRYLNIRDNYGLHADNLNWIAHLRALEYLDMSNVNLSREVNWLREDYTS, translated from the coding sequence ATGCGGACACTGGCAGTGTTTGTGTTGGTCTGGTCTGTGTGTGCAACAGCCAGCAGTGGAGCTGTGAGTTGCAATGAGAAGGAAAAGCAAGCCCTTTTGGATTTCAAGCAAGCTCTCTCCTCTGATCCTCCAGGCGCTCTATCTTCTTGGTCTCCCCATGTTCACGACTCCGATTGTTGCAATTGGAGAGGTGTTCACTGCGACAACATGACCGGTCGAATCGTTGAATTGCATCTTTCCGATCTAAATTTAACAGGCAATCTTACACCTCCGCTGTTAgatctgaaatttctgagttaTTTGAACCTGAGTTACAATAATTTTGGAGGCTCTCCCATTCCAAGTTTCTTCGGTTCTATGACAAGTCTCGTACATTTGGATCTCCATGAAGCTGGATTCAAGGGTTTGATTCCTCATCACCTTCGAAATCTATCCAGCATTCGTTACCTCAATATAAGAGATAACTATGGGCTACATGCAGACAATCTCAATTGGATTGCTCATCTTCGTGCTTTGGAATATCTTGACATGAGTAATGTCAACCTTAGCAGGGAAGTTAATTGGCTTCGAGAG